One region of Populus trichocarpa isolate Nisqually-1 chromosome 4, P.trichocarpa_v4.1, whole genome shotgun sequence genomic DNA includes:
- the LOC7476373 gene encoding homeobox-DDT domain protein RLT1 isoform X2 — translation MEANSDEEQQNRSKNNVVSSNEGQSKPKRQMKTPFQLETLEKAYATETYPSEEMRAELSEKLGLSDRQLQMWFCHRRLKDKKETPVKKQRNTAPLPESPLEDMRIGAENGSDYGSGSGSGSSPLSESRKVILDDGHTMRRYYDSSPQSVMELRAIACVEAQLGEPLREDGPILGMEFDPLPPDAFGTPIASITEQQKRMGYSYEDKVYERHDAKSSKDHASVRSDAYGLTQSPYHDSPVDTLRGRASPFGAGQISRARLMSQQDKRGHVFSSPQRDDDYLLQRDTFANNRTSAQSNSHPIMGPENPNVFSDAQTFHHDTELRLERKRKIEEPRTVRDVEACENRMRKELEKQDILRRKNEERMRKEMERHDRERRKEEERLMRERQREEERLLREQKRELERREKFMQKEYLRAEKRRQKEELRREKEAVKRKAAMEKATARKIAKDSLDLIEDEQLELMELAAASKGLASIVNLNYDTLQNLDSFRDLLITFPSESVQLKKPFGFQPWLDSEENIGNLLMVWRFFITFADVLGLWPFTLDEFVQAFHDYDSRLLSELHVALLKLIIKDIEDVARTPSIGLGINQYYTANPEGGHPQIVQGAYTWGFDIRNWQQHLNPLTWPEILRQLALSAGFGPQLRKRNATWTGLGDIDEVKDCEDIISTIRNGSAAENAFALMREKGLLLPRKSRHRLTPGTVKFAAFHVLSLEGSKGLTVLELADKIQKSGLRDLTTSKTPEASISVALTRDQKLFERIAPSTYCVRAAFRKDPADAEAILAAARKKIRIFENGFLGGEVADDVERDEESEGDVDEDPEVDDLATPLSANKSTVPSSKLNTLSVSGKYKVGNDISLTVQNESEKGLSTFSLNGPKDVMTPIIIEQCVAHEDEGTNNGDGQNIEIDESKSGASWIQGLTEGEYSHLSVEERLNALVVLVGIANEGNSIRSVLEDRLEAANALKKQMWAEAQLDRSRLKEEFISKLDFPSLTGGRVETQVASSALEGSQSPLVLVDSKNKEASPSNAEDQKSLAENVENHLSSVLSEKALVVQDLSMNPDNISVQQHGYASKRSRSQLKAYVTHLAEELYIYRSLPLGQDRRRNRYWQFVASASRNDPCSGRIFVELHDGNWRVIDSEEAFDTLLSSLDTRGVRESHLRIMLQKIESSFKENGRRNLWSPNIVCQSGTTDENKKAETDSGNCPADIDDPSSMFCVSSSDTFDTFSLFRIELGRNSAEKKGALKRYLDFQNWMWKDCFNSSTLRAMKFGKKRCEQLLDTCNLCFSSYLSEDTHCLSCHQTFKVDKKNFDFAEHEIQCKEKRFDPGNARAFDSCLPLGIRLLTALLGSIEVSVPQEALESFWMEICRKDWVVKLIMSSSTEELLQRLTVFESAIKRERLSSNFETTKELLGPSASSGSAARDSASLGSVSLLPWMPKTIAAVALRLFELDASIIYVKNEKPEPSTDKSVKVYMKLPSRYSDFKNEEVEIKDVKLEEHNKEEIVDLRGKRSNYKRGRGGRDQGLATKWQRRVPGLKSDTGRQSSSRGIQNLNQGPRQQGRKTNLQASSRGRRTVRKRRVEKTVAKEPLLGRMRRVEKTVAKEPLLGRMTNTVAAPVSYLSKKTAARNSYVKSFRNLDDEDWSAKKGSLNVVGDDNSNSMEEAESDDDVEEEVYEQGNWEPGFNGTSNGWNRNSMEVSDDDGDASNGIAAMGDDDSEGDIEMSDGSDREANRVKNDEGLDYADSDEYSD, via the exons ATGGAGGCCAATTCTGACGAAGAACAACAAAACAGATCGAAGAACAACGTGGTGAGCTCTAATGAAGGACAAAGCAAGCCTAAACGACAGATGAAGACTCCTTTCCAACTTGAAACCCTAGAGAAAGCTTATGCCA CTGAGACATATCCGTCAGAGGAGATGCGGGCAGAATTGTCGGAGAAATTAGGACTATCTGATAGGCAGTTGCAGATGTGGTTTTGCCACAGGAGGTTGAAGGACAAAAAGGAGACTCCAGTAAAGAAGCAGCGGAATACAGCACCATTGCCCGAGTCTCCTTTGGAGGATATGAGGATAGGGGCTGAGAATGGAAGTGATTATGGGTCTGGGTCCGGTTCGGGCTCTAGTCCACTTTCAGAGTCAAGGAAAGTGATTTTAGATGATGGGCATACGATGAGAAGGTACTACGATTCATCACCACAGTCAGTTATGGAGCTTAGAGCTATTGCCTGTGTGGAGGCGCAGCTTGGGGAACCATTGAGGGAGGATGGGCCAATTCTTGGAATGGAGTTTGATCCGTTGCCACCTGATGCGTTTGGGACACCCATAG CATCTATTACTGAACAACAGAAGCGAATGGGGTATTCTTATGAGGACAAAGTATACGAGCGACATGATGCCAAATCAAGCAAA GATCATGCCAGTGTTCGATCTGATGCTTATGGACTTACTCAATCTCCTTATCACGATTCACCAGTTGATACTTTGAGGGGAAGAGCTTCACCTTTTGGTGCAGGCCAAATATCACGTGCTCGCCTTATGTCTCAACAAGACAAGAGGGGGCATGTTTTTTCATCACCTCAGAGGGATGATGACTATCTCCTGCAACGAGACACCTTTGCAAACAATAGAACAAGTGCTCAATCTAACAGTCATCCTATTATGGGACCAGAAAATCCAAATGTCTTTTCTGATGCACAAACCTTCCACCATGACACTGAGCTGCGGTTGGAAAGGAAACGCAAG ATTGAGGAACCAAGAACTGTAAGGGATGTTGAAGCTTGTGAGAATCGGATGCGCAAAGAGCTTGAGAAACAAGATATTTTAAGGCGGAAG AATGAAGAACGAATGAGGAAAGAGATGGAAAGGCATGACCGTGAGAGacgaaaagaagaagagaggttAATGCGTGAAAGACAAAGAGAGGAGGAGAGATTACTGCGGGAGCAAAAACGTGAACTTGAGCGAAGAGAAAAGTTTATGCAGAAAGAGTATTTAAGA gccgagaaaagaagacaaaaagaagaGCTTCGTAGGGAGAAAGAGGCAGTGAAACGCAAAGCTGCCATGGAGAAGGCAACTGCACGTAAGATTGCTAAAGACTCTTTGGATCTTATTGAGGATGAACAGCTAGAACTCATGGAATTGGCTGCTGCAAGCAAAGGCTTAGCCTCAATAGTTAACCTCAACTATGATACTTTGCAAAACCTCGATTCATTCAGAG ACTTGTTGATCACATTCCCATCCGAGTCCgtgcaattaaaaaaaccctttgGATTTCAACCTTGGTTGGATTCTGAAGAAAATATCGGGAATCTTCTGATG GTCTGgagattttttattacttttgcTGATGTTCTTGGGTTATGGCCATTTACACTTGATGAGTTTGTTCAAGCTTTCCATGACTAT GATTCAAGATTGCTCAGTGAATTACATGTCGctcttctaaaattaataataaaagacatTGAAGATGTTGCAAGGACGCCTTCTATTGGATTAGGAATAAATCAATATTATACAGCCAATCCTGAAGGTGGACATCCACAAATTGTTCAAGGG GCATATACATGGGGTTTTGATATACGCAACTGGCAGCAACACTTAAATCCATTAACGTGGCCCGAAATACTCCGGCAATTGGCATTGTCTGCAGGATTTGGGCCACAGTTGAGGAAAAGGAATGCAACATGGACTGGTTTGGGCGATATTGACGAG GTTAAGGATTGTGAAGATATCATTTCTACTATACGCAACGGATCAGCAGCTGAAAATGCATTTGCATTAATGCGAGAAAAGGGTTTATTGCTTCCTAGAAAGTCTAGGCATCGGTTGACACCTGGAACTGTTAAGTTTGCAGCTTTTCATGTTCTTTCTCTTGAAGGGAGCAAAGGATTAACAGTGCTAGAACTTGCAGACAAGATTCAG AAATCTGGACTTCGAGACCTGACAACAAGCAAGACGCCAGAGGCATCTATTTCTGTTGCTTTGACAAGGGATCAAAAGCTTTTTGAAAGAATTGCTCCTTCAACATATTGTGTAAGAGCAGCTTTCAGAAAGGATCCTGCTGATGCCGAGGCAATACTTGCagcagcaagaaaaaaaattcgaatatttgaaaatggatttttagGTGGAGAAGTTGCTGATGATGTTGAAAGAGATGAAGAATCTGAAGGCGATGTTGATGAGGATCCTGAAGTTGATGATTTAGCTACTCCATTGAGTGCTAACAAAAGCACTGTCCCTTCTAGTAAATTAAATACTTTGTCAGTGAGTGGAAAATATAAAGTCGGTAATGATATTTCATTAACTGTACAAAATGAGTCTGAGAAAGGTCTTTCAACTTTCTCTCTGAATGGTCCAAAGGATGTGATGACTCCCATTATCATCGAGCAGTGTGTTGCTCATGAAGATGAGGGGACTAATAATGGAGATGGACAAAATATTGAAATCGATGAAAGCAAGTCAGGTGCATCATGGATTCAGGGACTCACAGAAGGGGAATATTCTCATCTCAGTGTCGAAGAGCGTCTTAATGCTCTTGTTGTATTAGTTGGTATTGCGAATGAAGGGAATTCCATTCGTTCTGTTCTTGAG GATCGTTTGGAAGCTGCAAATgctcttaaaaaacaaatgtgggCTGAGGCGCAGTTAGATAGAAGTCGGTTGAAAGAAGAGTTCATCAGTAAATTAGATTTTCCATCTTTAACTGGGGGCAGAGTTGAAACACAAGTCGCTAGTTCTGCTTTGGAAGGCAGCCAAAGCCCCTTGGTTCTTGTTGATAGCAAAAATAAGGAAGCATCTCCAAGTAATGCTGAGGATCAGAAATCTTTGGCAGAAAATGTAGAGAATCACTTGAGCAGTGTTCTTTCTGAAAAAGCCTTAGTTGTTCAAGATCTTTCCATGAATCCAGATAACATTTCAGTGCAGCAGCATGGATATGCTTCAAAAAGGTCACGTTCACAATTGAAAGCTTATGTTACCCACTTAGCAGAAGAGTTGTATATTTACAGGTCCTTGCCTCTTGGCCAAGATCGCAGACGTAATAGATACTGGCAGTTTGTGGCATCTGCTTCTAGAAATGATCCTTGTTCTGGTAGGATCTTTGTAGAACTGCATGACGGCAATTGGAGAGTTATTGATTCAGAAGAG GCCTTTGATACTCTCTTGTCATCTCTGGATACTCGTGGGGTTAGGGAATCTCATTTGCGTATAATGTTGCAAAAGATTGAGTCTTCTTTCAAAGAAAATGGACGAAGGAACTTGTGGTCTCCAAACATTGTGTGCCAAAGTGGAACAacagatgaaaacaaaaaagctgAAACAGACAGCGGTAATTGCCCAGCTGACATCGATGACCCTAGCAGTATGTTTTGTGTTTCCAGCTCAGATACTTTCGATACATTTTCATTGTTTAGAATTGAGCTTGGGAGAAATTCAGCAGAGAAGAAGGGTGCTTTGAAAAGGTACCTGGATTTTCAGAACTGGATGTGGAAAGACTGCTTCAATTCCTCAACATTACGTGCCATGAAATTTGGGAAGAAAAGATGTGAGCAGTTATTGGATACCTGTAACCTGTGTTTCAGCTCTTATCTCTCTGAAGACACCCACTGTCTTTCTTGCCACCAAACATTTAAAGTtgataaaaagaattttgattttgctGAACATGAGATTCAATGCAAAGAGAAAAGGTTTGATCCTGGAAATGCACGTGCTTTTGATTCTTGTTTACCACTGGGAATCAGGTTGCTGACAGCGCTATTAGGTTCCATAGAG GTATCTGTTCCACAGGAAGCTCTTGAGTCATTTTGGATGGAAATCTGCAGGAAGGACTGGGTTGTGAAGTTGATAATGTCATCATCAACTGAGGAGCTCCTACAG AGATTGACTGTGTTCGAGAGTgccataaaaagagagagattgtcATCAAATTTTGAGACGACTAAGGAATTATTGGGCCCCTCTGCATCATCAGGAAGTGCAGCACGTGATTCTGCTAGTCTAGGATCAGTTTCTCTACTTCCATGGATGCCAAAAACCATTGCAGCTGTGGCCCTGAGGCTTTTCGAGCTAGATGCATCTATTATTTATGTAAAGAATGAGAAACCTGAACCCTCTACAGACAAGTCAGTCAAAGTATATATG AAACTTCCATCAAGATATTCTGACTTTAAGAATGAAGAGGTCGAAATAAAAGATGTAAAGCTAGAAGAGCACAATAAAGAAGAGATTGTTGATCTACGTGGTAAGCGTAGCAATTATAAACGTGGACGAGGGGGGCGTGATCAAGGACTTGCTACAAAGTGGCAGAGAAGAGTACCTGGTTTAAAATCTGATACAGGCAGGCAGAGTTCTTCTAGGGGAATTCAGAATTTGAATCAAGGTCCAAGGCAACAGggtagaaaaacaaatttgcaagCATCTAGTCGGGGCCGTCGGACAGTTAGGAAGAGGAGAGTGGAAAAGACGGTTGCCAAGGAGCCATTGCTTGGTCGGATGAGGAGAGTGGAAAAGACGGTTGCCAAGGAGCCATTGCTTGGTCGGATGACCAACACGGTTGCTGCCCCCGTGAGCTACCTGTCTAAAAAAACAGCTGCCCGCAACAGCTATGTCAAGTCATTCAGAAACCTGGATGATGAGGATTGGAGTGCTAAAAAGGGCAGTCTGAATGTGGTGGGTGATGATAATAGCAACAGTATGGAAGAAGCAGAATCTGACGATGATGTTGAAGAAGAGGTATATGAGCAAGGAAATTGGGAGCCAGGTTTCAATGGCACTTCCAATGGGTGGAACAGGAATTCAATGGAAGTGAGTGATGATGATGGAGATGCATCTAATGGCATTGCAGCAATGGGAGATGATGATTCAGAGGGGGACATAGAAATGAGTGACGGGTCAGACCGAGAAGCCAATCGGGTGAAGAATGATGAAGGCCTAGACTATGCAGATTCAGATGAGTACAGTGACTGA
- the LOC7476373 gene encoding homeobox-DDT domain protein RLT1 isoform X1, whose translation MEANSDEEQQNRSKNNVVSSNEGQSKPKRQMKTPFQLETLEKAYATETYPSEEMRAELSEKLGLSDRQLQMWFCHRRLKDKKETPVKKQRNTAPLPESPLEDMRIGAENGSDYGSGSGSGSSPLSESRKVILDDGHTMRRYYDSSPQSVMELRAIACVEAQLGEPLREDGPILGMEFDPLPPDAFGTPIASITEQQKRMGYSYEDKVYERHDAKSSKDHASVRSDAYGLTQSPYHDSPVDTLRGRASPFGAGQISRARLMSQQDKRGHVFSSPQRDDDYLLQRDTFANNRTSAQSNSHPIMGPENPNVFSDAQTFHHDTELRLERKRKIEEPRTVRDVEACENRMRKELEKQDILRRKNEERMRKEMERHDRERRKEEERLMRERQREEERLLREQKRELERREKFMQKEYLRAEKRRQKEELRREKEAVKRKAAMEKATARKIAKDSLDLIEDEQLELMELAAASKGLASIVNLNYDTLQNLDSFRDLLITFPSESVQLKKPFGFQPWLDSEENIGNLLMVWRFFITFADVLGLWPFTLDEFVQAFHDYDSRLLSELHVALLKLIIKDIEDVARTPSIGLGINQYYTANPEGGHPQIVQGAYTWGFDIRNWQQHLNPLTWPEILRQLALSAGFGPQLRKRNATWTGLGDIDEMQVKDCEDIISTIRNGSAAENAFALMREKGLLLPRKSRHRLTPGTVKFAAFHVLSLEGSKGLTVLELADKIQKSGLRDLTTSKTPEASISVALTRDQKLFERIAPSTYCVRAAFRKDPADAEAILAAARKKIRIFENGFLGGEVADDVERDEESEGDVDEDPEVDDLATPLSANKSTVPSSKLNTLSVSGKYKVGNDISLTVQNESEKGLSTFSLNGPKDVMTPIIIEQCVAHEDEGTNNGDGQNIEIDESKSGASWIQGLTEGEYSHLSVEERLNALVVLVGIANEGNSIRSVLEDRLEAANALKKQMWAEAQLDRSRLKEEFISKLDFPSLTGGRVETQVASSALEGSQSPLVLVDSKNKEASPSNAEDQKSLAENVENHLSSVLSEKALVVQDLSMNPDNISVQQHGYASKRSRSQLKAYVTHLAEELYIYRSLPLGQDRRRNRYWQFVASASRNDPCSGRIFVELHDGNWRVIDSEEAFDTLLSSLDTRGVRESHLRIMLQKIESSFKENGRRNLWSPNIVCQSGTTDENKKAETDSGNCPADIDDPSSMFCVSSSDTFDTFSLFRIELGRNSAEKKGALKRYLDFQNWMWKDCFNSSTLRAMKFGKKRCEQLLDTCNLCFSSYLSEDTHCLSCHQTFKVDKKNFDFAEHEIQCKEKRFDPGNARAFDSCLPLGIRLLTALLGSIEVSVPQEALESFWMEICRKDWVVKLIMSSSTEELLQRLTVFESAIKRERLSSNFETTKELLGPSASSGSAARDSASLGSVSLLPWMPKTIAAVALRLFELDASIIYVKNEKPEPSTDKSVKVYMKLPSRYSDFKNEEVEIKDVKLEEHNKEEIVDLRGKRSNYKRGRGGRDQGLATKWQRRVPGLKSDTGRQSSSRGIQNLNQGPRQQGRKTNLQASSRGRRTVRKRRVEKTVAKEPLLGRMRRVEKTVAKEPLLGRMTNTVAAPVSYLSKKTAARNSYVKSFRNLDDEDWSAKKGSLNVVGDDNSNSMEEAESDDDVEEEVYEQGNWEPGFNGTSNGWNRNSMEVSDDDGDASNGIAAMGDDDSEGDIEMSDGSDREANRVKNDEGLDYADSDEYSD comes from the exons ATGGAGGCCAATTCTGACGAAGAACAACAAAACAGATCGAAGAACAACGTGGTGAGCTCTAATGAAGGACAAAGCAAGCCTAAACGACAGATGAAGACTCCTTTCCAACTTGAAACCCTAGAGAAAGCTTATGCCA CTGAGACATATCCGTCAGAGGAGATGCGGGCAGAATTGTCGGAGAAATTAGGACTATCTGATAGGCAGTTGCAGATGTGGTTTTGCCACAGGAGGTTGAAGGACAAAAAGGAGACTCCAGTAAAGAAGCAGCGGAATACAGCACCATTGCCCGAGTCTCCTTTGGAGGATATGAGGATAGGGGCTGAGAATGGAAGTGATTATGGGTCTGGGTCCGGTTCGGGCTCTAGTCCACTTTCAGAGTCAAGGAAAGTGATTTTAGATGATGGGCATACGATGAGAAGGTACTACGATTCATCACCACAGTCAGTTATGGAGCTTAGAGCTATTGCCTGTGTGGAGGCGCAGCTTGGGGAACCATTGAGGGAGGATGGGCCAATTCTTGGAATGGAGTTTGATCCGTTGCCACCTGATGCGTTTGGGACACCCATAG CATCTATTACTGAACAACAGAAGCGAATGGGGTATTCTTATGAGGACAAAGTATACGAGCGACATGATGCCAAATCAAGCAAA GATCATGCCAGTGTTCGATCTGATGCTTATGGACTTACTCAATCTCCTTATCACGATTCACCAGTTGATACTTTGAGGGGAAGAGCTTCACCTTTTGGTGCAGGCCAAATATCACGTGCTCGCCTTATGTCTCAACAAGACAAGAGGGGGCATGTTTTTTCATCACCTCAGAGGGATGATGACTATCTCCTGCAACGAGACACCTTTGCAAACAATAGAACAAGTGCTCAATCTAACAGTCATCCTATTATGGGACCAGAAAATCCAAATGTCTTTTCTGATGCACAAACCTTCCACCATGACACTGAGCTGCGGTTGGAAAGGAAACGCAAG ATTGAGGAACCAAGAACTGTAAGGGATGTTGAAGCTTGTGAGAATCGGATGCGCAAAGAGCTTGAGAAACAAGATATTTTAAGGCGGAAG AATGAAGAACGAATGAGGAAAGAGATGGAAAGGCATGACCGTGAGAGacgaaaagaagaagagaggttAATGCGTGAAAGACAAAGAGAGGAGGAGAGATTACTGCGGGAGCAAAAACGTGAACTTGAGCGAAGAGAAAAGTTTATGCAGAAAGAGTATTTAAGA gccgagaaaagaagacaaaaagaagaGCTTCGTAGGGAGAAAGAGGCAGTGAAACGCAAAGCTGCCATGGAGAAGGCAACTGCACGTAAGATTGCTAAAGACTCTTTGGATCTTATTGAGGATGAACAGCTAGAACTCATGGAATTGGCTGCTGCAAGCAAAGGCTTAGCCTCAATAGTTAACCTCAACTATGATACTTTGCAAAACCTCGATTCATTCAGAG ACTTGTTGATCACATTCCCATCCGAGTCCgtgcaattaaaaaaaccctttgGATTTCAACCTTGGTTGGATTCTGAAGAAAATATCGGGAATCTTCTGATG GTCTGgagattttttattacttttgcTGATGTTCTTGGGTTATGGCCATTTACACTTGATGAGTTTGTTCAAGCTTTCCATGACTAT GATTCAAGATTGCTCAGTGAATTACATGTCGctcttctaaaattaataataaaagacatTGAAGATGTTGCAAGGACGCCTTCTATTGGATTAGGAATAAATCAATATTATACAGCCAATCCTGAAGGTGGACATCCACAAATTGTTCAAGGG GCATATACATGGGGTTTTGATATACGCAACTGGCAGCAACACTTAAATCCATTAACGTGGCCCGAAATACTCCGGCAATTGGCATTGTCTGCAGGATTTGGGCCACAGTTGAGGAAAAGGAATGCAACATGGACTGGTTTGGGCGATATTGACGAG atgcaGGTTAAGGATTGTGAAGATATCATTTCTACTATACGCAACGGATCAGCAGCTGAAAATGCATTTGCATTAATGCGAGAAAAGGGTTTATTGCTTCCTAGAAAGTCTAGGCATCGGTTGACACCTGGAACTGTTAAGTTTGCAGCTTTTCATGTTCTTTCTCTTGAAGGGAGCAAAGGATTAACAGTGCTAGAACTTGCAGACAAGATTCAG AAATCTGGACTTCGAGACCTGACAACAAGCAAGACGCCAGAGGCATCTATTTCTGTTGCTTTGACAAGGGATCAAAAGCTTTTTGAAAGAATTGCTCCTTCAACATATTGTGTAAGAGCAGCTTTCAGAAAGGATCCTGCTGATGCCGAGGCAATACTTGCagcagcaagaaaaaaaattcgaatatttgaaaatggatttttagGTGGAGAAGTTGCTGATGATGTTGAAAGAGATGAAGAATCTGAAGGCGATGTTGATGAGGATCCTGAAGTTGATGATTTAGCTACTCCATTGAGTGCTAACAAAAGCACTGTCCCTTCTAGTAAATTAAATACTTTGTCAGTGAGTGGAAAATATAAAGTCGGTAATGATATTTCATTAACTGTACAAAATGAGTCTGAGAAAGGTCTTTCAACTTTCTCTCTGAATGGTCCAAAGGATGTGATGACTCCCATTATCATCGAGCAGTGTGTTGCTCATGAAGATGAGGGGACTAATAATGGAGATGGACAAAATATTGAAATCGATGAAAGCAAGTCAGGTGCATCATGGATTCAGGGACTCACAGAAGGGGAATATTCTCATCTCAGTGTCGAAGAGCGTCTTAATGCTCTTGTTGTATTAGTTGGTATTGCGAATGAAGGGAATTCCATTCGTTCTGTTCTTGAG GATCGTTTGGAAGCTGCAAATgctcttaaaaaacaaatgtgggCTGAGGCGCAGTTAGATAGAAGTCGGTTGAAAGAAGAGTTCATCAGTAAATTAGATTTTCCATCTTTAACTGGGGGCAGAGTTGAAACACAAGTCGCTAGTTCTGCTTTGGAAGGCAGCCAAAGCCCCTTGGTTCTTGTTGATAGCAAAAATAAGGAAGCATCTCCAAGTAATGCTGAGGATCAGAAATCTTTGGCAGAAAATGTAGAGAATCACTTGAGCAGTGTTCTTTCTGAAAAAGCCTTAGTTGTTCAAGATCTTTCCATGAATCCAGATAACATTTCAGTGCAGCAGCATGGATATGCTTCAAAAAGGTCACGTTCACAATTGAAAGCTTATGTTACCCACTTAGCAGAAGAGTTGTATATTTACAGGTCCTTGCCTCTTGGCCAAGATCGCAGACGTAATAGATACTGGCAGTTTGTGGCATCTGCTTCTAGAAATGATCCTTGTTCTGGTAGGATCTTTGTAGAACTGCATGACGGCAATTGGAGAGTTATTGATTCAGAAGAG GCCTTTGATACTCTCTTGTCATCTCTGGATACTCGTGGGGTTAGGGAATCTCATTTGCGTATAATGTTGCAAAAGATTGAGTCTTCTTTCAAAGAAAATGGACGAAGGAACTTGTGGTCTCCAAACATTGTGTGCCAAAGTGGAACAacagatgaaaacaaaaaagctgAAACAGACAGCGGTAATTGCCCAGCTGACATCGATGACCCTAGCAGTATGTTTTGTGTTTCCAGCTCAGATACTTTCGATACATTTTCATTGTTTAGAATTGAGCTTGGGAGAAATTCAGCAGAGAAGAAGGGTGCTTTGAAAAGGTACCTGGATTTTCAGAACTGGATGTGGAAAGACTGCTTCAATTCCTCAACATTACGTGCCATGAAATTTGGGAAGAAAAGATGTGAGCAGTTATTGGATACCTGTAACCTGTGTTTCAGCTCTTATCTCTCTGAAGACACCCACTGTCTTTCTTGCCACCAAACATTTAAAGTtgataaaaagaattttgattttgctGAACATGAGATTCAATGCAAAGAGAAAAGGTTTGATCCTGGAAATGCACGTGCTTTTGATTCTTGTTTACCACTGGGAATCAGGTTGCTGACAGCGCTATTAGGTTCCATAGAG GTATCTGTTCCACAGGAAGCTCTTGAGTCATTTTGGATGGAAATCTGCAGGAAGGACTGGGTTGTGAAGTTGATAATGTCATCATCAACTGAGGAGCTCCTACAG AGATTGACTGTGTTCGAGAGTgccataaaaagagagagattgtcATCAAATTTTGAGACGACTAAGGAATTATTGGGCCCCTCTGCATCATCAGGAAGTGCAGCACGTGATTCTGCTAGTCTAGGATCAGTTTCTCTACTTCCATGGATGCCAAAAACCATTGCAGCTGTGGCCCTGAGGCTTTTCGAGCTAGATGCATCTATTATTTATGTAAAGAATGAGAAACCTGAACCCTCTACAGACAAGTCAGTCAAAGTATATATG AAACTTCCATCAAGATATTCTGACTTTAAGAATGAAGAGGTCGAAATAAAAGATGTAAAGCTAGAAGAGCACAATAAAGAAGAGATTGTTGATCTACGTGGTAAGCGTAGCAATTATAAACGTGGACGAGGGGGGCGTGATCAAGGACTTGCTACAAAGTGGCAGAGAAGAGTACCTGGTTTAAAATCTGATACAGGCAGGCAGAGTTCTTCTAGGGGAATTCAGAATTTGAATCAAGGTCCAAGGCAACAGggtagaaaaacaaatttgcaagCATCTAGTCGGGGCCGTCGGACAGTTAGGAAGAGGAGAGTGGAAAAGACGGTTGCCAAGGAGCCATTGCTTGGTCGGATGAGGAGAGTGGAAAAGACGGTTGCCAAGGAGCCATTGCTTGGTCGGATGACCAACACGGTTGCTGCCCCCGTGAGCTACCTGTCTAAAAAAACAGCTGCCCGCAACAGCTATGTCAAGTCATTCAGAAACCTGGATGATGAGGATTGGAGTGCTAAAAAGGGCAGTCTGAATGTGGTGGGTGATGATAATAGCAACAGTATGGAAGAAGCAGAATCTGACGATGATGTTGAAGAAGAGGTATATGAGCAAGGAAATTGGGAGCCAGGTTTCAATGGCACTTCCAATGGGTGGAACAGGAATTCAATGGAAGTGAGTGATGATGATGGAGATGCATCTAATGGCATTGCAGCAATGGGAGATGATGATTCAGAGGGGGACATAGAAATGAGTGACGGGTCAGACCGAGAAGCCAATCGGGTGAAGAATGATGAAGGCCTAGACTATGCAGATTCAGATGAGTACAGTGACTGA